The DNA window ATTGAGATACTTTCACCATACTGGTTTAGTAAGCGACATGCTGCCACTAGAACTTAGAGACTCAGCTAAGGGTTCCTGCTTCATTAGTGAATAGTAAAAGACATGGGAGGAGGTCAAGTGGCCTGCCCGTGGTCACAGTCTGATTCACTGGCTGAGCTAGGCTAACAGACCTTAGCAACAGCAAGCAGACCAATGCCCTACCGTGAGTTACAACATTCACCGACAGTACACCACTTTGTTTCATCGCTTTCTTGCTTTTAAAGAATGTAACAATTTGACACAAGTGAAAACAAATCTCTGTTTTCCCAAATGAGTCACAGTCTGATGTGTCCTAAACTACATCACATAAGCTATGACTTGTTTCAAAGGAATGGCTAACTTCTTTTTTGGTCTTGTTGAAAAGATATGAAGCCCTGACtgtttgggggtttttttttgttttgttttggttttttttttcactatttctAAGTTTGAAAAAAGAATAGATTAAACAAGCATTTTCTGTATGAGAGGCTCAGGGGAAATGACATAAGCTGAATGTGAAGCTAACTGCTTTAGTtctatacagcagaaacatttaatATCTTGAACATGCAGTAAGATTAACCTATATATGCAAATCCTATACCATTCTCCCATTAATTTCCTTTCTTTAAGGTGTGTTTCACACTTACTACAGTGCATGATAACATATTCAAGCTGAACGCTTTACCATTTCCATAGTTTGTAGAGattataaatgtgaaaatgtacacatttattaaaaagaatATCATACTTATTGccatgtaatttaaaaaacatgtttgcttatatataaaacaaagtgtCTGTTTTTTTCTAGTAAAATTTGAGAGAAGAAGTCTTGTTCAGGAgaaattatttattgtacaaTCTACATAAATCCAATGAAGTTTCTTACATTGTGCAAACAGCAAGGAGACAtggagtttctgttttgttttaagcatGTATAGTGCTAATTCTACATGCTGTAATGAACCTCTTTTATAGTTAAATGAAGGAAATGGTCCTAAATACTGAATTAAGACAATATCCTTTTCATTCAGTAGAGGGCCCTCTCTTCCAATTTGTGGAACAGGATTAGCCACTTTTCTACAGAGCAGTGATTTTATAAGCAGGGTTAATGGGTAACATAACTTATAACCTTATAACCTTTCTGTATTGCAGCTGCAAGTCTGACTCCACACTATCTATccgatggaaaaaaaaaaaaacagctagacTGGGTGGCTTTCAAAAGTTTTTAGCCTACACACTGATGTCTGTTGTGTGTTttctgcacccagtcctggtGTGGCATGCTACTATTCCAGGTAACGTGAAGCATCATGAAAGCAGGCAGGGCAGAGGTGCAGCAGGTTCATTCACACGTTCTGTAAAATGCTCATGTAAAATGATTTTGGTGGCCTCAGTCAGACCTCAGAACCAACGCACAGTTGTGGCACAGTTGAatggcagggtgtgttcaggtcaAGACAGCAGTATGTAGTGTTAGCATTGAACATTTGCACACAGTTATCATAGTTTGTGTTTGTTGGTACTAAAAACCattataaggatttttttttttaagccactgtAAGGATAGAGTTTTGTAACTTTATGTTGCCTATAGACTTATATTTCACACTACCATACTGTCTTAAAACTGGATAAAGGTCTTATAATTTAGTATCACAGTATTTGTTACATATACTAAATCTTGAACACATTCTATTCTTTTTATGACATGAATAAATGAACTGTATAATAGGCATCCTACTGGCACTTAGCAGTTACTACCCCTGGGTGCTGAATACGACCCTATAGGGAAATCAAGTCATTATTGAGGCTAGGAGCAGGTTGGCAGTCTAGATTATTGCCACTGCTAGCTCAGATGCAGCACCTCATTTAGAAGGCTTGCTATATCCACACAGATTTATTTACAGGTATATGATTCATGACAATTGTATGCTTATAAAATTCTAGCTGATGAGGGACAGTATGTCAAAATAAGAGAGAGTCTTTCCAAATGAGGGATTGCTAGCACCTCTATACCTTCTGGGAATGTTGAAACTGTCAGTTATGTCTGTTTAACAGTATATTGTGTATTCAAGTACTTAGTTCTACACTGAGGCCAAATACGGCAGTCCAAGGAAAATCCATGCAAATGTTAAGGCTACATAAAGGTAGGTAATTTCTAAGATGCAAACTAAAGCCTTCAGTTTGTCTTGTATGTTTTTTCAGGAACCATGCTTGTTACCACTGGCTTTTCCTACTTCATAATaagtaagaagaaaaagacaaagctGTCCAAAGACCCAGCCAGCCAATCTGAGCGCTATGCAGACCCTTCTGCTACGTTGGTGGATGTGACAGAAACAGGGGATACAGAGCAAACGTACAGCTTCAACAGTCCTGTTAAAAAACAGAAGACAACTCCCTTAGCATCCCTTCAGAGCATACTGAAAAGCAAACTGTCAAAAGACATTGAGTCGTCTGTGATTCACCCAAGCTTTCCTGAGAATAAACCACCGATAAACATGGGCAGGAAAAGACAGGTATATATTCAAGAGAATGCAGTAACAATGATTCCAGCTGAGCCTGAAAGCCTGTATAATCATGACCTGGGTTTAGAGGAAAATACTTCAGACATGACTCCCATCATCAGACCATAATATTCGTGGTTCTTTTGGCATTGCTTTATATATTCACTGGAGGTAATGTATACCATTAAGCACATATCAAATATATTCTGTACATGCTACTGTACGTAGTCAGTGAGTCACTTCCTAAACACATTAACAATGTAATAGTTTAACATTTTAGTGTTCAAACTGAAAGctccagaaaaacaaaacatattttaacctcCAGCCGTACTAATCAAGTTATAATTTACGGCTAGGACATTTGTGCAAGATATAAGAGATTTCAATGAATTTACCCAGgaactgtttaaacaaaagactagTGAGGCTAGAAAAAACAGAACTCCACAATAGCATTGAATATACCAGCTGCAAGTCATAAGGGAGCATCTGGACACACATGTACCAGTGGTGCCAAACAATCTGTGTATTAAATCAGATCCTGTTTTATCATGAATGATCCTGTTTGCAGTTAAATCAAAGAATAAGCAACAAACAACACCTGGGTCTTTCACTATTTGTAGAGCACACTGAATTACATAAAGAAAATGATCACTTTGTATCATTGCTATACCTCCTGATTCTGTTTAGTCTATTTTACTGCACCAATCAGAAATCTGTGGTGTAGTCATTTTTTGCAGACAAAATGGAATATGATAATGTTTATTGTGCCAATTTTATGTAAGAAACAAAGGTGAAAGGATTTACTGTGTCCATAACTATTAAACGCTGTGATCAAACAGTGCTGAATGACttaatacagtattattacaAGTTGCATTTTAGCcaataaaaaaagtttcatgttttcattttttattattcattttttttgtatag is part of the Polyodon spathula isolate WHYD16114869_AA chromosome 13, ASM1765450v1, whole genome shotgun sequence genome and encodes:
- the tmem72 gene encoding transmembrane protein 72; its protein translation is MERAAVWIAVECICRILGISTAAVLLGVGIETVLQGEFKSLGVYLLISAAGISVFELSYFIDLLLGPFFPCKSDSTLSIRWKKKKTARLGGFQKFLAYTLMSVVCFLHPVLVWHATIPGTMLVTTGFSYFIISKKKKTKLSKDPASQSERYADPSATLVDVTETGDTEQTYSFNSPVKKQKTTPLASLQSILKSKLSKDIESSVIHPSFPENKPPINMGRKRQVYIQENAVTMIPAEPESLYNHDLGLEENTSDMTPIIRP